One window from the genome of Lynx canadensis isolate LIC74 chromosome E3, mLynCan4.pri.v2, whole genome shotgun sequence encodes:
- the ZNF768 gene encoding zinc finger protein 768 — MEREASPWGLEPRDVQSPDELGSPEGSLKGNVSENEEEEMSQQEGTGDYEVEEIPFGLEPQSPGFEPQSPEFEPQSPRFEPESPGFESRSPGCVPPSPEFAPRSPESDSQSPEFEPQSPRYEPQSPGYEPKSPGYEPRSPGYEPKSPGYEPQSPGYAPQSPGYEPQNPEFKTQSPEFEAQSSKFQEGAEMLLNPEEKNPLSIPLGVHPLDSFTQGFGEQPTGALPLGPPFEMPTGALLATPQFEMLQNPLGLTGTLRGPGRRGGRARGGQGPRPNICGICGKSFGRGSTLIQHQRIHTGEKPYKCEVCSKAFSQSSDLIKHQRTHTGERPYKCPRCGKAFADSSYLLRHQRTHSGQKPYKCPHCGKAFGDSSYLLRHQRTHSHERPYSCPECGKCYSQNSSLRSHQRVHTGQRPFSCGICGKSFSQRSALIPHARSHAREKPFKCPECGKRFGQSSVLAIHARTHLPGRTYSCPDCGKTFNRSSTLIQHQRSHTGERPYRCAVCGKGFCRSSTLLQHHRVHSGERPYKCDDCGKAFSQSSDLIRHQRTHAAGRR; from the exons ATGGAACGGGAGGCGTCGCCGTGGGGCCTCGAGCCCAGGGATGTGCAAAGTCCTGATGAACTGGGGAGCCCTGAAGGGTCCCTCAAAG GCAACGTGAGtgagaatgaggaagaagaaatgtctCAACAAGAAGGCACTGGGGACTATGAGGTCGAAGAGATACCCTTTGGGCTTGAGCCCCAGAGCCCTGGGTTTGAGCCACAGAgccccgagtttgagccccaaagcCCCAGGTTTGAGCCTGAAAGCCCAGGTTTTGAGTCCCGAAGCCCTGGGTGTGTGCCCCCAAGCCCTGAATTTGCACCCAGAAGCCCTGAATCAGATTCTCAGagccctgagtttgagccccaaagcCCTAGGTATGAGCCCCAAAGCCCTGGGTATGAACCCAAGAGCCCTGGATATGAACCCCGGAGCCCTGGGTATGAACCCAAGAGCCCTGGATATGAACCCCAGAGTCCTGGATATGCACCCCAGAGCCCAGGATATGAGCCCCAGAATCCTGAGTTCAAAACCCAAAGCCCTGAATTTGAAGCTCAAAGTTCCAAATTTCAGGAAGGTGCAGAGATGCTTCTGAATCCGGAGGAAAAGAATCCCTTGAGCATCCCCTTGGGAGTCCATCCCTTGGACTCCTTCACCCAGGGGTTTGGGGAGCAGCCCACAGGGGCCCTGCCCCTAGGGCCACCTTTTGAGATGCCCACAGGGGCCCTACTGGCTACACCCCAGTTTGAGATGCTCCAGAATCCCCTGGGCCTAACCGGGACCCTTCGGGGGCCAGGCCGGCGGGGTGGCCGGgccaggggtgggcagggccctCGGCCTAACATCTGTGGTATCTGTGGGAAGAGCTTTGGGCGGGGCTCCACCCTGATCCAGCACCAGCGCATCCATACGGGTGAGAAGCCCTATAAATGTGAGGTCTGTAGCAAGGCCTTCTCCCAGAGCTCTGACCTCATCAAACACCAGCGCACCCACACGGGCGAGCGGCCCTACAAGTGTCCCCGTTGCGGCAAGGCCTTCGCTGACAGCTCTTACCTGCTTCGCCACCAGCGCACCCACTCTGGTCAGAAGCCCTACAAGTGCCCGCACTGTGGCAAGGCCTTCGGTGACAGCTCCTACCTCCTGCGGCACCAGCGCACCCACAGCCACGAGCGGCCCTACAGCTGCCCCGAGTGCGGCAAGTGCTACAGCCAGAACTCTTCCCTGCGCAGTCACCAGAGGGTGCACACCGGGCAAAGGCCCTTCAGCTGTGGCATCTGTGGCAAGAGCTTCTCGCAGCGCTCGGCACTTATCCCCCACGCCCGCAGCCACGCTCGTGAGAAGCCCTTCAAGTGCCCTGAGTGCGGCAAGCGCTTCGGCcagagctctgtgctggccaTCCATGCCCGCACCCACCTTCCAGGCCGCACCTACAGCTGCCCCGACTGCGGCAAGACCTTCAACCGCTCCTCCACGCTGATTCAGCACCAGCGCTCCCACACAGGCGAGCGGCCCTACAGGTGCGCCGTGTGCGGCAAGGGCTTCTGCCGCTCTTCCACGCTGCTGCAGCATCACCGGGTCCACAGCGGGGAGCGGCCCTACAAGTGCGATGACTGTGGAAAGGCCTTCTCGCAGAGCTCCGACCTCATCCGCCACCAGCGGACCCACGCAGCTGGCCGCCGCTGA